CATAGAGTTGTAATGTTGTAAAAAGAACAAATAAGGACCCCTGGATTACAAATATAAGAGATAGGTTATGGGTAAATATACTACTTATATATCCAGTTAACAGAAATAATAACGTTCCTAAAAAATGAAAGACATTTGCAAAAATATTGCTCTTAACTACCTGCCTATTACTCCAGCTTAGTTCAATGAACAATATTAATATAAATACTAGAGGAATTAATAATCCCTCTATTAATAAACTTTTTTCATTTAACATATTTTAATGCTAATATCGATCTAACCCTATGTCAAAGTTTTTAATCGAGTGGGTAACAGCACCGCTTGAAATTATATCGACTCCAGACTCAGCTACAGCTCTTATTGTCTCTATGGAGATGTTTCCAGAAGCTTCTGTTGTCATTCTACCATTTACAATTTTAACAGCCTCTTTTAATGTTTCAGGACTCATATTATCAAGAAGAACAATATCTACAGGATTCTCCATTAGCTGCCTTAGTTGATCTAAAGTATCCACCTCTACTTCAATTTTAACAGTGTGGCCAACATACTCTTTAACCTTATTTACAGCATCATTAATAGATTCGCTAAAAGCTAAGTGGTTATCCTTTATCATAACTGCATCATCTAGACCAAACCTATGGTTAATTCCACCACCTACTTTTACAGCATACTTCTCTAGGGCTCTAAGCCCAGGTGTTGTTTTTCTAGTATCTGCAACTCTAGCTCCAGTTCCCTCAATCTCCTTAACAAGTCTATTTGTAAATGTAGCTATACCACATAACCT
Above is a genomic segment from Thiospirochaeta perfilievii containing:
- the nadC gene encoding carboxylating nicotinate-nucleotide diphosphorylase; its protein translation is MNIRKIQYKEIIQKALLEDFSKGGDLTTDALIPEDATGETVLRAREDGVIAGLEASLYAFKALDKKVTFEIYKKDGESVVIGDKIVKITGNVRAMLSAERTCLNLLGRLCGIATFTNRLVKEIEGTGARVADTRKTTPGLRALEKYAVKVGGGINHRFGLDDAVMIKDNHLAFSESINDAVNKVKEYVGHTVKIEVEVDTLDQLRQLMENPVDIVLLDNMSPETLKEAVKIVNGRMTTEASGNISIETIRAVAESGVDIISSGAVTHSIKNFDIGLDRY